A stretch of the Cyprinus carpio isolate SPL01 chromosome B4, ASM1834038v1, whole genome shotgun sequence genome encodes the following:
- the LOC109059478 gene encoding clathrin coat assembly protein AP180-like isoform X6 has product MSGQTLTDRIAAAQYQLTGSEVARAVCKATTHEVMAPKKKHLEYLISATNETNVNIPQMADTLFERATNASWVVVFKALTTTHHICIYGNERFIQYLASRTSLFNLSNFIDKTGSHGYDMSTFIRRYARYLNEKAYAYRAMAFDFTRVKKGADGVMRTMAPDKLLKAMPALQTQVDTLLEFDVHPKDLNNGIINAAFLLLFKDLIKLFASYNDGIINLLERYFKMKKSECKDSLDIYKKFLTRVTKIAEFMKIAEQVGVDKNDIPDISYAPSSILESLEAHMNSLEGKKGEGSPTKGSPTNNVSPTSTPAKSAAAVPTLEPPRAEATPAAAETATDSLLDLDPLSSSGPSTGASAAPTSWGDLLGSDPFTPAAGTADNSHQSDLFSMQPVDDSNSLFSSVAPNMVQASVATTTSTVAPAASPALTIDLFAGFFDPMPDSSVPKTDPNPSLDLFSADVFRPPAAALSAPMSWPDSGANLDLFGGW; this is encoded by the exons atctgATCTCAGCCACCAACGAGACAAACGTGAACATCCCCCAGATGGCTGACACACTATTCGAAAGAGCCACTAATGCCAGCTGGGTGGTCGTGTTCAAAGCTCTAACCACGACCCACCACATCTGCATCTACGGCAATGAG AGATTCATCCAGTATTTGGCCTCAAGGACTTCCCTGTTCAATCTCAGCAACTTTATTGACAAAACAGGCTCCCAT GGCTATGACATGTCTACATTCATCAGACGATATGCACGGTACTTAAATGAGAAGGCATATGCTTACCGTGCGATGGCCTTCGACTTCACTCGAGTTAAGAAGGG agcTGACGGAGTGATGAGGACTATGGCTCCTGACAAGCTTTTGAAGGCCATGCCTGCCCTTCAGACTCAAGTGGACACATTGCTGGAGTTTGAC GTTCATCCTAAAGACTTGAATAATGGCATCATAAATGCAGCATTCCTGCTTCTCTTTAAGGATCTGATAAAACTCTTCGCCTCCTACAATGACGGCATCATCAATTTATTAG AGAGATATTTCAAAATGAAGAAGTCTGAGTGCAAGGATTCTCTGGACATTTATAAGAAATTTCTCACTCGGGTGACCAAAATTGCAGAGTTCATGAAAATTGCTGAG CAAGTAGGAGTGGATAAGAATGACATCCCTGACATCTCTTAT GCTCCCAGCAGTATTCTGGAGTCTCTAGAGGCACATATGAACAGTCTAGAGGGCAAGAAAGG GGAAGG GTCACCCACAAAA GGATCACCCACCAATAACGTTTCTCCAACCTCCACTCCTGCCAAATCAGCCGCTGCCGTCCCCACTTTGGAGCCGCCGCGTGCTGAGGCCACGCCTGCTGCCGCCGAAACTGCCACCGA TTCTCTGCTGGATCTGGACCCACTGTCTTCCTCCGGACCGTCTACAGGAGCATCAGCTGCTCCCACATCTTGGGGAG ATCTGCTGGGCTCAG ATCCCTTCACTCCAGCGGCTGGTACTGCTGATAACTCCCATCAGTCGGACCTGTTCTCCATGCAGCCAGTAGATGACAGTAACTCTCTCTTTAGCTCAGTGGCACCCAACATGGTCCAGGCGTCTGTCGCCACAACCACCAGCACTGTAGCCCCCGCTGCTTCCCCAGCCCTGACGATAGACCTGTTTGCTG GTTTTTTTGATCCCATGCCAGACTCATCTGTTCCCAAAACAGACCCAAACCCCAGTCTAGACCTGTTTTCAGCAG ATGTGTTTCGTCCTCCTGCCGCTGCTCTATCGGCCCCCATGAGCTGGCCAGACAGCGGAGCAAATCTGGACCTGTTTGGGGGTTGGTAA